In a genomic window of Magnolia sinica isolate HGM2019 chromosome 14, MsV1, whole genome shotgun sequence:
- the LOC131225088 gene encoding receptor-like protein EIX1 produces the protein MEGWFGDNAYVMMGLIEVGAVNTPARLRVSADAWVYSGTEREGMERSGFLIFLFLLNMPIYCGGYWKVSGSCLDSERKALTTFWKALNDPSNFLSSWDDEASDCCKWTGITCHNITGYVLNLDLNDLTLSGRIDPAVVELKHLQLLDLGYNAFYGIPIPQFLGSMKELRHLNLSHARFSGRIPHQLGNLSKLISLKLSSFPDHTLTAKNLWWLRSLTSLKYLDMSYVNLSMASHDWVHVMNKYPSLVELRLFGCDLSYISPTLASVNFTSLRILDLNFNNFNSRIPKWIANISSLVSLNLWDNKFDGPVPYQFSQLPNLEELKLGDSLSANFSQLLEGRWSRIKLLYLSLSNMYGGIPNSIGNIASLVDLELVFNENTRGSIPRAISPIPAALGGLSSLEMLYLPENQLNGTIPTNLGQLSNLSWLHLSSNSLTGNVSETHFENLTKLDRLDLSFNSLAFNLHPHWVPPFQLSTISLGSCHLGPRFPPWLQTQKRIGFLDLSNAAISDIIPTWFWDLAPQLYSLNLSNNEISGQWPNSLKMIYTNPNIDLSSNHFSGPTPCILNGAEVLDLSINQFSGSIPPNFTSTMQYLQVFSARGNQISGIIPSSISKLKYLVVLDLSQNNISGTIPFRLGDCVDLIALDLSKNNLSGRISTSLSLLYQLQTMHLSNNSLSGKVPSTLKNCTLLETLNLGHNNFSGQIPDWIGKSFPVLRILNLRSNIFTGNIPPQLLNITSLQVLDLAQNCLSGSIPQSLQNLTAMKNEQKTDYFFLNVAG, from the exons ATGGAGGGATGGTTTGGAGATAACGCATACGTTATGATGGGACTTATAGAAGTTGGTgccgtcaacacaccagccagattACGGGTGTCTGCGGATGCTTGGGTTTACAGCGGAA CTGAGAGAgaaggaatggagagaagtggGTTCCttattttcctctttcttttaaaTATGCCGATATACTGTGGCGGATATTGGAAGGTGAGCGGTAGTTGCTTGGATTCCGAGAGAAAAGCTCTAACCACTTTTTGGAAGGCTCTCAACGATCCTTCGAATTTTCTCTCTTCTTGGGATGATGAAGCCTCAGACTGCTGCAAATGGACAGGAATTACCTGCCACAACATAACTGGGTATGTTCTTAACCTCGACCTCAACGATCTCACTCTAAGTGGCAGAATTGATCCAGCTGTGGTTGAACTGAAGCATCTTCAGTTGTTGGACTTGGGCTACAATGCTTTTTATGGTATCCCAATTCCACAGTTTTTGGGTTCCATGAAGGAGTTGAGGCATTTGAATTTGTCACATGCAAGGTTCAGTGGGAGAATCCCTCATCAGCTAGGAAACCTCTCTAAACTCATTTCCCTCAAGCTTTCTTCCTTTCCCGACCACACCTTGACTGCCAAAAACCTGTGGTGGTTGAGAAGCCTAACTTCTCTCAAGTACCTCGACATGTCTTATGTGAACCTTTCCATGGCAAGCCATGATTGGGTCCACGTAATGAACAAGTATCCTTCCCTCGTTGAGCTACGCTTATTCGGATGTGATCTTTCATATATTTCTCCAACTCTTGCTTCTGTTAATTTCACATCTCTCCGTATCCTTGATCTCAATTTCAACAACTTCAATTCTAGAATTCCAAAGTGGATAGCTAACATTAGCAGCCTTGTGTCTTTAAATCTCTGGGATAACAAATTTGACGGTCCAGTTCCTTACCAATTTTCACAACTTCCCAACTTGGAAGAGTTGAAGCTGGGAGATTCTCTAAGTGCTAACTTTTCACAACTCTTAGAAGGCAGGTGGAGTAGGATCAAGCTACTTTATCTGTCTTTGAGTAATATGTATGGAGGAATCCCCAATTCTATTGGAAATATTGCCTCACTTGTGGATCTTGAATTGGTATTCAATGAGAACACAAGAGGTAGCATTCCAAGAGCAATAA GCCCAATCCCTGCAGCActtggaggattgtcttccttaGAAATGTTATATCTCCCTGAGAATCAGTTGAATGGGACAATTCCGACAAATTTAGGACAACTTTCTAACTTGTCTTGGCTTCACCTCTCTAGCAACTCTTTGACAGGAAACGTGTCTGAAACTCATTTTGAAAACCTCACAAAGTTGGACCGCTTAGATTTGTCTTTTAATTCTTTGGCTTTCAACCTACACCCTCATTGGGTCCCTCCATTTCAGCTTTCTACAATTTCACTAGGATCATGTCATTTAGGTCCTCGGTTTCCTCCCTGGCTACAAACGCAAAAGCGGATAGGCTTCTTGGATCTCTCTAACGCAGCCATCTCAGACATCATCCCCACCTGGTTTTGGGATTTAGCACCCCAACTTTATTCACTGAACCTCTCAAATAACGAGATTTCTGGCCAATGGCCCAACTCTCTAAAAATGATATATACTAATCCCAACATTGATTTGAGTTCGAATCATTTCAGTGGTCCCACACCTTGCATATTGAATGGAGCTGAAGTACTAGACCTCTCCATCAATCAATTTTCTGGGTCAATCCCACCCAATTTTACATCCACAATGCAATATTTACAAGTGTTTTCTGCCAGAGGTAATCAAATCAGTGGCATAATTCCCTCATCCATAAGCAAACTGAAGTATCTTGTTGTCCTTGATCTTTCCCAAAACAATATAAGCGGCACCATCCCATTCAGATTGGGTGATTGTGTAGACCTCATCGCACTTGATTTGAGCAAGAACAATTTATCAGGAAGAATTTCCACATCTTTGAGTCTACTATATCAACTTCAAACAATGCACTTGAGCAACAATAGCCTATCAGGAAAAGTTCCTTCAACTTTGAAGAATTGTACTCTTTTGGAGACTCTCAACCTTGGACACAATAATTTCTCAGGTCAGATTCCCGATTGGATTGGCAAAAGCTTTCCGGTTTTAAGAATTCTGAATTTACGATCCAATATATTTACTGGCAACATCCCACCACAATTGTTAAACATAACTTCTCTTCAGGTCCTTGATTTGGCACAAAATTGCTTATCTGGTTCAATTCCTCAAAGTCTTCAGAATCTCACGGCCATGAAGAATGAGCAGAAGACAGACTACTTCTTTCTGAATGTAGCAGGATAA
- the LOC131225090 gene encoding receptor-like protein EIX2, translating into MDLSRNNLSGKIPEQLTSLLGLRVLNLSENHLTGKIPDKISKLALLESLDLSRNQLWGTIPLSMSNLTFLSYFNLSNNNLLGKILLGNQLQILQDPSIYMGNNDLCGLPLSDKCDSDVTSQSPMPVGGDIKKDDGTHEMVWFYSALGPGFAVGFWAFCGVLVLKKAWRIAYYCFVDEMKERLLYSCLFARR; encoded by the coding sequence ATGGACCTTTCAAGAAATAACTTATCTGGAAAAATTCCCGAACAACTCACAAGTCTTCTAGGATTGCGTGTCTTAAACTTATCTGAAAACCATTTGACTGGAAAGATCCCAGACAAAATTAGTAAATTGGCATTGCTAGAGTCTCTTGATTTATCCAGAAATCAACTTTGGGGTACAATTCCTCTGAGCATGTCAAATTTAACTTTTTTAAGTTACTTTAATTTGTCGAATAACAACTTGTTAGGAAAAATTTTATTAGGAAATCAGCTCCAGATACTTCAAGATCCTTCTATTTATATGGGCAACAATGATCTCTGTGGACTTCCTCTTTCAGATAAGTGTGATAGTGATGTGACTTCTCAAAGTCCAATGCCTGTTGGTGGTGAtataaaaaaagatgatggaacgCATGAAATGGTTTGGTTTTACTCTGCATTGGGACCAGGATTTGCTGTGGGGTTTTGGGCCTTCTGTGGCGTTTTAGTGCTCAAGAAAGCTTGGAGGATCGCCTATTATTGTTTTGTTGATGAGATGAAAGAAAGACTTCTTTACAGCTGTCTCTTTGCAAGACGTTAG